The proteins below are encoded in one region of Macrobrachium rosenbergii isolate ZJJX-2024 unplaced genomic scaffold, ASM4041242v1 282, whole genome shotgun sequence:
- the LOC136838238 gene encoding zinc finger protein OZF-like, with amino-acid sequence MSILEYQLKSETEDPVSLSLIKNENVGLVGSDFPASYTSVSLDPMMEIKAEMKTEVEVCYESDDDMDYHCEDFTSAFGDEGDSLPIRKEVDKGKPFVCRECGKAFSWRSHLEQHFRIHTGERLYTCNDCGKLFPYKSSLKFHMAIHRWEKAFTCKNCGKSFSQKSNLKTHMVIHTGERAFACKDCGKSFSQKSHLKRHMRIHSGERAFSCKDCGKSFARKSSLESHKRIHLGEKSFACDECGKTFSSLKQHFLTHMGEKPFRCADCGKVFFQKPPLKVHLGETPIVCKNCNTSLSLDPLMEIKTEVEVCYESNGDMKHRSEDFMSATGGQDNSAHVRKEVDK; translated from the coding sequence ATGAGCATCTTGGAATATCAGTTGAAAAGCGAGACTGAGGATCCAGTATCCCTGTCTCTCATCAAGAATGAAAATGTGGGTTTAGTGGGCAGTGATTTCCCAGCCAGCTATACCTCTGTCTCCTTGGATCCAATGATGGAAATCAAAGCAGAAATGAAGACGGAAGTTGAGGTGTGTTATGAGTCTGATGATGACATGGACTATCACTGTGAGGATTTTACGTCAGCATTCGGAGACGAAGGCGATTCGCTGCCAATCAGAAAGGAAGTTGATAAGGGGAAGCCCTTCGTGTGCAGGGAATGTGGGAAAGCCTTTTCCTGGAGGAGCCATCTGGAACAACATTTCCGTATCCATACTGGGGAGAGGCTGTATAcgtgcaatgactgtgggaagttgTTCCCCTATAAGTCAAGTCTTAAGTTTCACATGGCGATCCACAGGTGGGAGAAGGCCTTCACTTGCAAgaactgtgggaagtcattctcccagaaatcaaatctcaagacccacatggtgatccacacaggggagagggCCTTCgcctgcaaggactgtgggaagtcgttctcccagaaatcaCATCTCAAGCGACACATGAGGATCCACAGTGGGGAGAGGGCCTTCtcctgcaaggactgtgggaagtcgttcgcCCGTAAATCGTCTCTCGAGAGCCACAAGAGGATCCATCTTGGGGAGAAGTCATTTGCTTGCGATGAGTGTGGGAAAACATTTTCCAGCCTGAAACAACATTTCTTGACTCACATGGGTGAGAAGCCCTTCAGATGCGCTGACTGTGGGAAGGTGTTTTTCCAGAAGCCACCTCTGAAGGTCCACTTGGGAGAGACGCCAATTGTCTGCAAGAACtgcaatacctctctctctttggatccATTGATGGAAATCAAGACAGAAGTTGAAGTGTGTTATGAATCCAATGGTGACATGAAACATCGCTCTGAGGATTTTATGTCAGCCACTGGAGGTCAAGACAATTCGGCACACGTCAGAAAGGAAGTCGATAAGTAG